From the Helianthus annuus cultivar XRQ/B chromosome 17, HanXRQr2.0-SUNRISE, whole genome shotgun sequence genome, the window AATTATGACAGGCTGGTTTGGTTAGAGAGAAGGCATTTGGTATGACAAAAGATCGAATGCTTTATACGAGCATTGTGCAAATTCAAAGGTTGTAACCATATTTATTCGTGTAGGTAAGTTAACTAATTTTGTTTAGTGTAAACTAATTTTATGGAGACATTAATTACAATAACGAttattttttaaacatgtttttgtgCGAAATCAGGTAACAAGATGATGATAGAGGAGACCAAACGCAGTATCCATGATGCATTGTGCGTTGCTAGAAATCTGATACGTAATAACTCAATTGTATATGGTGGGGGAGCTGCAGAAATTTCATGCTCAATTGCAGTTGAAGCTGCTGCTGATAAATATTCAGGAGTTGAACAGGTAtcattaatattattataatcaTGTTGCACTTGGCATTTTGATTTTGTGGGTCCAGTATATACTGAATTTGGTTTTCGTTGACGACAGTATGCGATCAGGGCATTTAAAGATGCTTTGGATTCTGCCCCCATGGCTCTTGCTGAGAATAGTGGTCTGCAACCCATTGAAACACTGTCTGCAGTCAAAGTCCAGCAAATTAAGGTATTTATCACTCTACTTTCTAGCATGAGGTGGCAAAATGGGCACAACGGGTAGGTTTTGACTGATGAATGCAATAACCTTGGCAGACTTTGATGCTCCGCCTCTTAATACCAATTATACGTTCAGTAGTTTCTCAAGGGTAGCTGCATGTCGCAAACTAATACAAAAATTATTATTTATACGTGTAATTTTGATTTTGTGATCATAATTTGTCCCAGTTGGCTTCTATCAACTATGATATGTCACTTACATGGCATGCCTCCCAAACATGATGGTCATGGCTCCTTTTGATGAGGTTGAGCTTTTTCATATGGTGGCAACTGCTGCCAGTCGACCTCACAAAACATCCCCTTTAAAAACCTAAATCACTCTCTTCTCTCTTCGACTGCAAATCCATTTATAACTAAATCTAATTAACTTGAAGCATGAGCGGAACAATAGCAACAGAGAAATGTTCATTAACTTGAATTTTGGCGTCGATTATTATCAAGGTTTGTTAAGTTATAAGTTATCCCCTATTTTGTATTATTTGTTTATCTTTAACTGTAATTTGGATTATAAGCCCCTGTATTGGAAACAATCGTGTAGGAACGTTGTTTATTTATGAAATTGATATATGTGTATTAGCCTCGCATTAATTGGTTGCAATTTGAAGCATGCTATCGAACCTGATTCTCATCTCGAGGCAGGAGATTTCGTGCCAAGTTAGGGTTCCGTCAAGTTTTCCGGTAAGTCTTCCTTCACCTGCATGTTCTATTCTTGGATACATCGGTGTTCCACCGGTTCTGATTTAGTGACAATTGTTACTTTGTTGAGTAGGAGACCCTTGGGGACACTACAGGTCGAAATAAATACAGGCAGGAATAAATCTGTGATGATTGATGTAGTGGTGATTGAGAACTGGTGGTGGGTTAGTGCAACGTTGATAGTAGGATTAATGGTAATGGAGTTGTAGTGGTGTAGATACTAGATATGGCTGTTAATGGTGTATAACAGTGGTGGTAATTGCCGGATAGGTGTATTAGTAGTGTCATCAGGTTCTCAGGATGAAGATTCGAGACTGTTAGGGAGTGCTCAGTCAAGTGTGGTCATCAAGTGTCAACCCGGTCAACATAGTCATTCAGTCACGAGTGGAGGTATAATCGAAACTGATAATTTAATAACATTAACTATATGACGTATTAAGTTGTAGATTACTTATtagttgtaacaactctcactaaaatcaatacttaggatgataattagtcaataaggaaaccataattaagacacccaagtaattctgcactaaccctaaaatttccagaacaatcagaatcaggatcagggcccctaaaactcaggggggggggtaaaccctagttggacgaTTATCTTTAAAATTCGTTGTCTAAACAGAATTTCTTGAAAGTAttgactcagcaagcctagtcccacgcgtggcaaaCCTAGGACttttaggtgtcccttacggaccgtaagggatcaggcttacggtccgtaagctagtCCAAAATCGAGTATAAATAGCAGAACATTGGCACTTGAATTCTGTTCTTATTTCGACAAAGAAATTCGTTGTGTACATAGAGTTATAGCACAATCAGtccacaattaaacacacacgatcacgaggtgctaccgcaatcagggtaatcactcaatcgctattacgattcattttccgactgatcaatatatccaatggatgtttaagtgccgcccacatagggttatactttgtcgttcgtcgttaaatcgatggatgtttaagtattgcactttgtcgttcgttgtgagaatttgatctcgtgagttatcgtaattgctgtattgattattaacccagttttgtgtgcatggttatttaaattaggttaacaaggctaatcagtaggcttatacactgctcgttaaatctgcaatgtgagtcattctctttttatcaactgttttacaatactccaaactattttcaaaagttataattatagggactaagtcatggatatcttgatttattggttaatggggtattgtgcacattactatttctcccagttaggttcattgacctactagggaggaacgtcactattagagttcattgacctaatagtggtatgaccatcgtcaccattgtgacttgtcaccattgtgacagaaagccagataaaaataagatatgaaccattgtaatcgctcttatgctgtaatttataactatgggtcatttcctaaaacctgaatgaactcactcagtatttccccgctgacaaaacctttttcaaacatgtttcaggtgatatgttgtgagcaaagaacgAAAAGTGCCaagaagcactacaagcttagaaaagtggctcaatgtaaataaataaaggaacatgttttaaaaataaagatttccatggaaatcacattattgtactgggttttatccctaaattatgtaacgagcagttttaatactaaaagatcctgttttaaaaagacttccgctgtcgcctaaattaaataccgcaggatttctgtcccgcggctcctgaaacgggtaaaaccgggtcgggggccgtgacagaaataaggtggtatcagagccacttatcaagccactgatttaagccaattaagtatttagaaaatacttaatttttattaattgttATTTCATGATTAAGTGTTCTATTATCTGAATAATTGTGCACAGTATGGACAAATCTTTATATGTTAGCCAAGGTAGCAATTAATTCTTAAATAAATTTGACTCAAGTATttgtacctttattatctacagtctagaagtTTTATTCGGGAAATCATAAGAATTACAACTAAAAACCtaatatgttttaaattttagttTTTTTGATAGTTAACCAatatgaaataatatttaaaaagttttccTGCAAAATTTTGTTATGAATTTTAACTTAATAATTATGtgtattttgctaaacagcatgagtaacttgtctgaggcccttcagaatttaaatctctatccagtaagagtagaagtttccagagatttcaataggtatataccagacatagaagaacctatagaattcaacgcttTACCTCTCAAAAAACCCAagaaaatagaaattggggaaggttctaggcaaatggaagagttaccatctcaggaagagctaGATTTTACAATGGCAAACTATAATATTATTAATCCTGAtaatgaaaatgtttttattcattcttttgaaacacaactaccgatgaacttagaaccagctattccaaacccttcaatccactcgcaaatagacgaatggttgactagtgaaatacagttacaaaaccatccctataaactttttcctcagttcaattcAGAACCTTTACTAAATCTACCAATAAGTAACGAGAATATGAATGAACTTCGCTTTGCTGAAGAACCAATGGATACTGGGAATAGAATCCAAGAGAATTGGGGGACAGATGAGAAGGAACGCCGTTACTAGAATATTATCTAACAAAGAATAGGAGATTATGGAACTATGGttatgtaatagtaatagtaaaatcagtatgtgtgaaataaataataaaatgatTGTATATAAAAGTATGATATAATCAATAAAACcaatgaaattttagaaaatttacaaatcttgtttgtttacgtgattatgtgcaattaagtataACCTTGGActatttcttgtatactaattatttatctataaagtagttatcagatggaaaacgctaataacgAACCAGTTAACGAGATTAATCAATCTAAACACCaatcaggggatcaatatatgacaaggcaggatatagaaaatatcgttgctcaaggaatTGCCAACACTGTTCCAACAAtgattgctcaagggatagccaacgctattccaacaatcgttgctgctgttaaaaacccaatagaaccacaacaaatcattcctagcaaatGTATTTCTGAAGACAATTTCAGTAACAGCGTAAACGAAGGCGATAATcgtgttaatcatgataatgaaccacgacaagctccgctccctaagaaaataaaagttgcaacgcctggttgcacttacaaagaatttcttgcttgtaaaccatctgagtttgcaggcaatgaaggagcgactgctgcactacgttggttagagaaaactgaggcagtaattgccataagtaaatgtgctcaggatgatcaggtcatgtatgctcaaacctgttcaaagaaggggcgctagaatggtggaacacagtgctacaagcaaaaggaagaagggtggcctatgcgatgaattgggaagaatttaagagcttggtagaaagaaaattctgtcccgaatatgaaaaggaacaaatgacaaataagtttctaacccaccggatggtagatgtagattgtcgaaagtatactacgacatttTTTGAGTATGCTCgagtggtaccaaccctggcttcgccagagtcggtacttatttctcgttatatttggggattgattgctgaaatccgtaatatcgtcaaggctgcgaaacctcgcacaattgatgatgcggtagatttagccaatactctgattgacgaactagtacggacaagagaagaaaatagaagaaaggaagtagcccaaaagattacccaagtaTTCCATACGGGTAACCATAACAATTTCAAtgaaggagggaatgggcaatcttccactagtccattttgcaattcttgtaaaagaaagcattttggaagatgcaagggatattgcaatttttgcaaaattccagggcatcaggaggaagactgcaggaggaagagatcttcagtctgctacaactgtggagaagctggacatcttaggccagattgtccaaaactaaacaaaccatctgacaataacgccaaacctgcagaaggagcaaagaggaatgtaagagcctttcaattgactgctcaggaagcagaactcattccagatgtgatagccggtacgttctaGGTTTACAACGGTtacacaaaagtattatttgactctggtgcaaaccaaaattttataaatacttcattctgtcaagatCTTAACTTACCTTTAACCAGCATTAGACAAATCTTTACCGTCGAAATGgcaagcggaaataccctcatctatttcagtaaatctcgaggacgagattttttcttaaggtggggaggatgtaacaactctcactaaaatcaatacttaggatgataattagtcaataaggaaaccataattaagacacccaagtaattctgcactaaccctaaaatttccagaacaatcagaatcaggatcagggcccctaaaactcagggggggtaaaccctagttggacgaTTATCTTTAAAATTCGTTGTCTAAACAGAATTTCTTGAAAGTAttgactcagcaagcctagtcccacgcgtggcaaaCCTAGGACttttaggtgtcccttacggaccgtaagggatcaggcttacggtccgtaagctagtCCAAAATCGAGTATAAATAGCAGAACATTGGCACTTGAATTCTGTTCTTATTTCGACAAAGAAATTCGTTGTGTACATAGAGTTATAGCACAATCAGtccacaattaaacacacacgatcacgaggtgctgccgcaatcagggtaatcactcaatcgctattacgattcattttccgactgatcaatatatccaatggatgtttaagtgccgcccacatagggttatactttgtcgttcgtcgttaaatcgatggatgtttaagtattgcactttgtcgttcgttgtgagaatttgatctcgtgagttatcgtaattgctgtattgattattaacccagttttgtgtgcatggttatttaaattaggttaacaaggctaatcagtaggcttatacactgctcgttaaatctgcaatgtgagtcattctctttttatcaactgttttacgatactccaaactattttcaaaagttataattactgggactaagtcatggatatcttgatttattggttagtggggtattgtgcacattactatttctcccagttaggttcattgacctactagggaggaacgtcactattagagttcattgacctaatagtggtatgaccatcgtcaccattgtgacttgtcaccattgtgacagaaagccagataaaaataagatatgaaccattataatcgctcttatgctgtaatttataactatgggtcatgtcctaaaacctgaatgaactcactcagtatttccccgctgacaaaacctttttcaaacatgtttcaggtgatatgttgtgagcaaagaacgAAAAGTGCCaagaagcactacaagcttagaaaagtggctcaatgtaaataaataaataaaggaacatgttttaaaaataaagatttccatggaaatcacattattgtaaattactgggttttatccctaaattatgtaacgagcagttttaatactaaaagatcctgttttaaaaagacttccgttgtcgcctaaattaaataccgcaggatttctgtcccgcggctcctgaaacgggtcaaaccgggtcgggggccgtgacattagTTATGTGTAACATGTGTGGGGCGAATGGGCGATGACGTGGCTGCAGAGGTGGTAGATCATCAGCAATGGGAATGTTCATCTGAACCAAACATCGGCCTATGTAATAGTACA encodes:
- the LOC110939517 gene encoding T-complex protein 1 subunit epsilon, with translation MSQYTGPQRKKKIRARSLKNFLNLKIPEMTLKSLESSTKQQICNILEEDNWRLRDGFVRGILPEDDLREGIWYDKRSNALYEHCANSKVVTIFIRVGNKMMIEETKRSIHDALCVARNLIRNNSIVYGGGAAEISCSIAVEAAADKYSGVEQYAIRAFKDALDSAPMALAENSGLQPIETLSAVKVQQIKVFITLLSSMRWQNGHNG